In Crassostrea angulata isolate pt1a10 chromosome 6, ASM2561291v2, whole genome shotgun sequence, a genomic segment contains:
- the LOC128187855 gene encoding uncharacterized protein LOC128187855, whose amino-acid sequence MADKSDEEMLEEVILTPGETTNNSFALTDAVKLLTSTINSQFQQLAEKLQEDSTNSAQLLKKKLKDNIAGKLKFEGNRVQYIFNEECIEELDKLKDLSSNDKDTVKRLREKINTRQKHIRIADGSPAGWKTVQEYQLNDVAENSDDEKRIRSAENRALKQTKQGKKSRFSPYLKPAQTAAAGSPAQLPSYGLQQQNNVLQTANPFLQPFRAASRRTPQPSDVCYKCFQTGHWKSRCPSQFGSTAPSSSK is encoded by the coding sequence ATGGCAGATAAAAGCGACGAAGAGATGCTCGAAGAAGTTATCCTAACCCCAGGAGAAACTACAAACAATTCTTTCGCTTTGACTGACGCCGTGAAACTGCTGACATCAACAATAAATtctcaatttcaacagttagcTGAAAAATTACAGGAAGACAGCACAAACTCTGCACAGTTGCTCAAGAAAAAGCTGAAAGATAACATCGCCGGAAAGCTCAAGTTCGAAGGTAACAGAGTGCAATACATATTCAACGAAGAGTGTATTGAAGAACTTGATAAGTTAAAAGATTTGTCTTCCAACGATAAAGATACTGTTAAACGTTTGAGAGAGAAAATTAACACAAGACAAAAGCATATAAGAATTGCAGATGGGTCACCAGCTGGGTGGAAAACGGTACAGGAGTACCAACTCAACGATGTGGCTGAAAACTCGGACGACGAGAAACGAATCCGCAGTGCAGAAAACAGGGCGCTCAAACAGACGAAACAGGGAAAGAAGTCCCGGTTCTCTCCTTATCTCAAACCTGCACAAACAGCTGCGGCTGGCTCTCCTGCTCAGCTGCCTTCTTATGGTCTGCAACAGCAGAACAACGTCCTACAGACAGCAAACCCATTCCTTCAGCCCTTTCGTGCAGCTAGCAGGCGCACACCGCAACCAAGTGACGTCTGCTACAAATGTTTCCAAACGGGACACTGGAAATCAAGATGCCCCTCTCAGTTCGGCAGCACTGCGCCCTCCTCCTCAAAATGA